From Chryseotalea sp. WA131a:
AAATGCAATGGGTCATCCCGTCAACTATCCCGACAATACGCTCAACTATACCGCTCGGTTCTTAAAAATGCTTTATGCTTTGCCTGCCGAGCAATATGAAGTCGATCCGGTAGTAGCAGACGCATTGGATAAACTATTGATTTTGCATGCCGATCACGAACAGAATTGCTCAACTTCTACCGTGCGGATTGTGGGCTCTTCCAAAGCAAGTATTTACTCTTCCATTTCTGCTGGTATCAATGCCCTATGGGGGCCGCTTCACGGAGGTGCCAACCAAGAGGTGATTTTAATGTTGGAAGCCATTCGCAAAGATGGTGGAGATACCGAAAAATGGATCAACAAGGCAAAAGATAAAAACAGTGGCTTCCGCCTAATGGGCTTTGGTCACCGTGTGTATAAAAACTTTGACCCGCGCGCCAAAATCATCAAGAAGACGGCCGATGAGGTATTGAGCAAATTGGGCGTGAATGACCCCGTGTTGGACATCGCCTTGAAGCTAGAGGAAGTTGCATTGCGAGATCCGTACTTTATCGAACGTAAGTTGTATCCTAACGTAGATTTCTACTCAGGAATTATTTATAGGGCATTGGGTATTCCGGTGGATATGTTCACCGTCATGTTTGCCATGGGCCGCTTGCCAGGATGGATTGCACAATGGAAGGAACTTCGTGAGAACAAAGAACCCATTGGGCGCCCGCGTCAGATTTATACTGGCCAAAATCTACGCGAGTACGTTCCAATCGAGAAGCGATAATCTTTACACCAAGTCCGTGGCCACTCACTACGGACTTTTTTATACCAAAAATATTATGGCATTACTAGACGATTTTAATGCAGCCGTTGCAAAATCAAAAGACCTTACCAAGCGACCGTCCAACGAAGAATTATTGGATTTATACGCACTATTTAAGCAAGCTACCGATGGCGATGTGAGTGGCGATCGCCCAGTCGGTTTTGACTTTAAGGCCATTGCCAAATTCGATGCGTGGGCTGCTAAAAAAGGTTTAACCAAAGAACAAGCCATGATTGAGTATGTAGCACTGATGAACAAGCTACAGAATTCGTATTCATAATCATCCATTACGATTTTCATTCATGTGAACCTATTTTACTTACCCAAAATTGCGAATGGCCACACCCATTTGGATGCTGAAGAATCGCGTCATGTGGTAAAAGTATTGCGAAAAGTAGCGGGTGATGAATTGACGATAACCGATGGGAATGGTTTTTTTTATCAAGCAAGAATAACAATCGCAGACGCAAAAAAATGCGCATTTGAAATAGTTAGTAAGGAGGAATTTCCAAAAAGAAATTATTGCATTCACATTGCCATCGCCCCCACCAAAAACATTGATCGTACTGAGTGGTTTGTAGAAAAAGCCGTAGAAATTGGAATTGATAAAATCACTTTTTTTCAAAGCAAAACGTCAGAGCGCAAAACCATTAACCTAGAACGAATTCAAAAAATAGCGATTAGTGCAATGAAACAGTCGCAGCAAGCCTGGTTACCTACCATCAGCGGAATGATTCCTTTTAAGGAAATAGTAAAGGAACAAGCATCACAGAAATTTATTGCGCATGTGGATTTTCAAAACAAGATCCATTTAAAAAATGTAGTCAAGCCCAGCCAAAGCTACTTGATACTAATCGGCCCCGAAGGCGATTTTACGGATGATGAAGTGATCTTGGCCAACGAACATCAATTCATTAAAGTAAGTTTTGGGGCAAACCGATTACGCACCGAAACGGCTGGTCTTGTTGCTTGCCAAATACTAAACTTACTCAATGACTGAACAAAGGCTAGCGAAGCATGAAGCACGAGTGATTCTTTTTGTTCTCTGGTCTGTTAAGAATTTATAATTTAGCCATTATTTTCTAACCAAATGTCTTCTACCGAAGCCCAAAAGCAAATACAATTATTGACAGAACAAATCAATTATCACAATGATTTGTACTACCAACAAAACAAATCTGAAATCTCTGATTTTGAGTTTGATAAATTGCTTCAACAACTTATAGATCTAGAAAAAAAATTCCCTGAACTCAAACTAGCTGACTCCCCCACCCAACGTGTGGGCGGCACCATCACCAAAGAATTTGAAAATGTTACCCATCAATATCCAATGATGTCGTTGGGGAATACCTATTCGGAAGAAGAACTAAAGGATTTTGACGAGCGGGTATCAAAAGGATTGGATGGCGCAGCCTATGAATATTTTTGCGAACTTAAATTCGATGGTGTGTCCATCAGTTTGATTTACGAGAGTGGCTCATTGGTAAAAGGAATCACCCGTGGGGATGGAGTGCGTGGCGATAATGTGATTGCCAATGTAAAAACCATTCGTTCGCTACCGCTAAAAGTAAATGGCAAAGATATTCCAACCCATTTTGAAGTACGGGGTGAAGTTTTCTTATCCAAAGATGTATTCAAGCAATTGAACAAAGAGCGTGATGACATTGGCGAAGAGCAATATGCCAACGCGCGCAACACTGCCTCTGGCACATTAAAGATGCAAGACAGCAGCGAAGT
This genomic window contains:
- a CDS encoding 16S rRNA (uracil(1498)-N(3))-methyltransferase, which encodes MNLFYLPKIANGHTHLDAEESRHVVKVLRKVAGDELTITDGNGFFYQARITIADAKKCAFEIVSKEEFPKRNYCIHIAIAPTKNIDRTEWFVEKAVEIGIDKITFFQSKTSERKTINLERIQKIAISAMKQSQQAWLPTISGMIPFKEIVKEQASQKFIAHVDFQNKIHLKNVVKPSQSYLILIGPEGDFTDDEVILANEHQFIKVSFGANRLRTETAGLVACQILNLLND
- a CDS encoding acyl-CoA-binding protein, which gives rise to MALLDDFNAAVAKSKDLTKRPSNEELLDLYALFKQATDGDVSGDRPVGFDFKAIAKFDAWAAKKGLTKEQAMIEYVALMNKLQNSYS
- a CDS encoding citrate synthase produces the protein MAKTAELIIDGKSYKLPIVEGTENEVALDISNLLEETGTITLDLGYKNTGATKSAITFLDGDKGILRHRGYSIEDLAGKSSFLEVAYLLIFGELPMKDQLDKFSDDIKRHTMVHEDIKKILDGFPSSSHPMGVLASMFCAQTAFYPESLDPNRSAEGVYLSIVRSLAKMPTFAAWAYKNAMGHPVNYPDNTLNYTARFLKMLYALPAEQYEVDPVVADALDKLLILHADHEQNCSTSTVRIVGSSKASIYSSISAGINALWGPLHGGANQEVILMLEAIRKDGGDTEKWINKAKDKNSGFRLMGFGHRVYKNFDPRAKIIKKTADEVLSKLGVNDPVLDIALKLEEVALRDPYFIERKLYPNVDFYSGIIYRALGIPVDMFTVMFAMGRLPGWIAQWKELRENKEPIGRPRQIYTGQNLREYVPIEKR